Part of the bacterium genome is shown below.
CTCGCTTCTGCCGAAGGTAACCACTGCATTTTTGCGTCGCCGAAGCGCTCAATCTGCCCCACGGCGGAGACATTAATTTCATGTCGTTCCAAGCGATCCAGAGCGATACTGCGACTCCATTGTACCGCGGATTGCCAGCGATTGCGCACGGCCTCAGAATTCTCCAACACACCGCTCGCCAAGCGCTCGCGCTCAAGTCGCGCCGAAGCGGAAAGTGAACCCACAAGAGTCTGCTTGCTCCATGAGCCAATTGCCGTCTGACGAGTGGAATACTCGTGGGATTCGTGCAAATAGCTGTACAAATCGGGATCAAAAAAATCACGAGTCTGATGCTGCGAAGCCAGCGCCACTGCAATCATTCCCACGGCCGGCGCGGTCTGCCAGCTCACCTGTGCCAGATTGAACAGCTCGTTCTGCTCGGCAAGCGGAGTCGGGCGGGGCGCAAGATAGCCCGGCAAACCGAAGACCGCACGCTCGATCAGCATCATGCCGCCAAGCTCATGGCGACCCAACTTCCGCGTGACCTTGCCCATGGCATGATCGCGGAGTAATTCATTGTTCTCCCGGCGGAGTGTTTGGCCGAGCTGCAATGTAAACGGTCCGTTGCCATCAGCTTCGATCACGCGAAATGCGTAGTCACCGCGGCCCTGTTCCCGCGTGACACTGATCGCGGCAGTAAGTTCGTCCCGAGCAAATTCCTGTCGGGCGCCGACCGTTGTCAATGAACTGCTGCCGTGAGCATAAACACGAAGCTCATTGTGCGCAGTCTGATTCGTCTTTACTGCGATGACGCCGCCAATCGCTTCGCCGCCGACGCTTCCCCCACCCTGTGTGACCTCGATACTCTCAATCCACTCAGCAGACAGCTTCGAGAGGTCAGTTTCACCGCTGCCTACGTCTGACAGCCGCACGCCATCAATCAATACCAAGACTTGGTTCGCATTGGATCCGCCGATGCGCGCAAACGCTTTGCCGCCCGAAGCGCCGTCCAAACGCAGTGCGATGCCCGTCACCTGTTCCAGAAATTCCGCCACCGTGCGCGCGCCGCTCGCGCGAATCTCTTCGCCGGTAAAACTGCGCGCCGCTCCGATTTTCGTCCCGGTGATCAGCACCTCCGGCAACGTCACGCACGGCGCTGTCAGGTCAGCGGCGATGCAAGCCGTTGCAATAAACAGACACAGAATGCCTGCGTTCAGCCGCCGTATCACAATTTCAGCGTCCACTTCAGCCCGAAATACTCTTCTTTGCGAATCAACATGTACCCAGGCAGATATTCGTAGT
Proteins encoded:
- a CDS encoding TonB-dependent receptor — translated: MDAEIVIRRLNAGILCLFIATACIAADLTAPCVTLPEVLITGTKIGAARSFTGEEIRASGARTVAEFLEQVTGIALRLDGASGGKAFARIGGSNANQVLVLIDGVRLSDVGSGETDLSKLSAEWIESIEVTQGGGSVGGEAIGGVIAVKTNQTAHNELRVYAHGSSSLTTVGARQEFARDELTAAISVTREQGRGDYAFRVIEADGNGPFTLQLGQTLRRENNELLRDHAMGKVTRKLGRHELGGMMLIERAVFGLPGYLAPRPTPLAEQNELFNLAQVSWQTAPAVGMIAVALASQHQTRDFFDPDLYSYLHESHEYSTRQTAIGSWSKQTLVGSLSASARLERERLASGVLENSEAVRNRWQSAVQWSRSIALDRLERHEINVSAVGQIERFGDAKMQWLPSAEASYTWEATLPVVIGVRGSQAYLAPSFYSLFWNDELLAQGNPDLRPETSTVWTGYARARTRNAHSTNVDINGTLNRVTDLIFWRQAFDGRWTPQNLRSATLNQLTLSVKQVMLPKHADVGVSFEWLEARDRSGERTTNDKYLIYRPARTARADIRIRGHSTQGGVTFRWVDKQAVLETNSKWLPRYSILDAELSHTFRLGAARFSASLACENVLNTDYRVVRHAPMPLRQWWLTLSIAMGK